Proteins from a single region of Runella sp. SP2:
- a CDS encoding translocation/assembly module TamB, with amino-acid sequence MKKVGRGILFVVLGLLLVVGSGVVWLQTTSGQDWLTQQAVSYLRKKLHTKVDIAQARFSLPDWIELRGVYVEDLRRDTLLAGGRLYVDLDVWGLLQSRVGINEIQLEDIRLKAYRTLPDTTFNFAFVAKAFASEDTAPDTTTAPLDMRLDAIQLRNVRLSYQDAVIGTDADLSLPDARFRFSAFNPSLNRYHLSKTDIRSGGVTVKIYQPLRQDTTKTVASAPASDSLDLKLGTLLLADYRVVYEDEKQQIKTAVTVGKIEVEAEKLFLTKPLVALKKLGIENTDITFRSGDFALELQRFQTQLDSFLFAPERISGQLKSGSWVEKRRGAVRQLRADFVYTPREVSLQNLLLQTNETLLQDRVVLRYASLDDFSKNIGKVGVEVRLTKSQLGFKDILAWVPSLRKTPPFAKNPAAIVKFNGLVQGRIDDLSLKGVDISTLETTHLRADGRIKGLPDPQRMALDLNIADLSSSRRDLQRILPDSALPATIELPDNLRLSGKVKGSLDNLYLDTQLASDRGNAMFEGNLKNFVKGRQQSYDGTLALLEFDAGKWLKQPPSELGKLSLKATVVGQGIDPKTLQADLTGVVEKADVKGYVYQNLALKGSVREQVGDLTAAIADSNATLTLVAKADLRTDYPTFSSQLDILTLRLKPLHLYEEDLEIKGGINANFTSTDPEDPRGTFQITNGILVQKGKPIPLQNIQVVLDNQQGERLARIDAPFLKAKATGTFRYVQLADVVLTEINRYFALPDVSYKPVTSPYRLSMDGKIANHPAIQVFVPELTRMDTVRFSVYLDSQRDTTLLARISAPHVEYDSMVVKNADFGVLGVENQANYVGHVDNFLYDTYQIKRAAVEGQVANSLVGFKGSFKDSLYQKQHELAGSLASVGNAYRLQLAPNGLLLDYKPWQAAPAGYVQFGKEGLLVKQFGLQQDRQRLLINTTTDTPNGPLRVEMDSLDLGTLTSLVMDSLQVSGKLGGNVLLQNYTESAVFTGDLGIEGFKYTNIPIGDLKIKAANESASKIVAEATLKSPQNDVRLTGNYLLKSKTPLDLQVDIRKLGAQTIEAFSAGQLRRATGALSGKATIRGATDKPQVEGEALFDSVAFNITKLGATYRIPNSRLQFANSDIFLKKFVVRDTLNQPLQVDGKINWANLPNVAYNLTIEGKDFTVLNASRKENDFFYGKGIVDANLHIEGVGTNPTIDGSVKLKQGSDITVIMPDDDLGKASTEGIVEFVNKSDTTATPNAGAETAAPLAFGAGISLNLEADDRSQLTIVVDELNGDNLKVKGNAQLNAGITPEGQPYILGLYELTQGSYNLTFEILKRDFTIQKGSRLLWTGDPMKADVDITAVYPVVADLTPLQGKAAQYGKVPLEVLLKMQGSLSNPQISFEVRPDPTKVSANVRSRIEEDGVFNNIKDPVQMNKQVFSLLVLNKFMGEQSSDFFSSVNPEVIARQSVSKLLTDQLNLLASDLIKGVKLNFDVNSTAVATGSGSAGQTDLNVGLSKAFMNERLTVNVGRNFEIESGNRTQKSTELVDNVNINYNLTRDGRYAVRAYRKNQYQTVLEGFIVETGVSFAVVLDYETFKEMFKK; translated from the coding sequence GTGAAAAAAGTAGGTAGAGGCATATTGTTTGTTGTATTGGGGCTACTGCTAGTGGTCGGTTCGGGGGTGGTTTGGCTACAAACTACTTCGGGCCAAGACTGGCTGACCCAACAAGCAGTGTCGTACCTTCGTAAAAAGCTTCATACAAAAGTGGACATAGCCCAAGCCCGCTTTTCATTGCCCGACTGGATTGAACTACGTGGGGTGTATGTGGAGGATTTGCGGCGTGATACGCTACTTGCAGGGGGGCGCCTATACGTGGATTTAGACGTGTGGGGTTTGCTGCAAAGTCGGGTGGGTATCAATGAAATCCAACTGGAAGATATTCGCCTCAAAGCTTACCGTACACTCCCTGATACTACGTTCAATTTTGCCTTTGTTGCCAAAGCCTTTGCGTCCGAAGATACCGCGCCCGATACCACAACCGCACCGTTGGATATGCGATTGGATGCGATTCAGCTTCGGAATGTGCGTTTGTCGTACCAAGATGCCGTCATTGGCACTGATGCCGATCTGTCGCTGCCCGACGCACGCTTTCGGTTCTCGGCTTTTAACCCTTCACTGAACCGCTATCATTTGTCAAAAACCGACATTCGTTCGGGAGGAGTAACGGTGAAAATATACCAACCCCTTCGTCAAGATACGACGAAGACGGTGGCTTCGGCTCCTGCTTCTGACTCGCTTGATTTGAAGCTGGGAACACTGCTCTTGGCAGATTATCGGGTGGTGTATGAAGATGAAAAACAACAAATAAAAACTGCCGTTACCGTTGGGAAAATAGAGGTCGAAGCTGAAAAATTGTTTTTGACCAAACCGCTGGTTGCCCTCAAAAAATTAGGCATTGAAAATACCGACATAACTTTTCGCTCGGGTGATTTTGCCCTCGAACTCCAGCGTTTTCAAACCCAACTGGACAGCTTTCTGTTTGCTCCCGAGCGCATTTCGGGGCAGTTGAAGTCGGGGAGTTGGGTAGAAAAACGACGCGGAGCGGTGCGCCAACTTCGTGCTGATTTTGTCTATACGCCCCGCGAAGTGTCACTACAAAACTTACTGCTGCAAACCAACGAGACGCTTCTTCAAGATCGGGTTGTGCTGCGCTATGCGTCGCTGGATGATTTTTCAAAAAACATAGGAAAAGTGGGCGTGGAGGTGCGTTTGACCAAAAGCCAGCTTGGTTTTAAAGACATCCTTGCTTGGGTGCCTTCGCTGCGCAAAACCCCACCATTTGCCAAAAATCCTGCGGCTATTGTCAAATTTAATGGCCTTGTACAAGGCCGAATCGACGATTTGAGCCTAAAAGGAGTTGACATAAGTACGTTAGAAACAACCCACTTACGGGCCGATGGGCGGATTAAGGGGTTGCCCGACCCGCAACGAATGGCGTTGGACTTAAACATTGCTGACTTATCGTCTTCGCGGCGAGATTTGCAGCGTATTTTGCCCGATAGCGCCCTGCCTGCTACCATCGAATTGCCCGACAACCTGCGTTTATCGGGCAAAGTGAAAGGGAGCTTAGATAATCTGTATTTGGATACCCAATTGGCCTCCGACCGAGGTAATGCGATGTTTGAGGGAAATCTCAAAAATTTTGTAAAAGGCCGCCAGCAAAGCTACGACGGAACGCTGGCATTGCTGGAGTTTGATGCAGGAAAATGGCTCAAACAACCGCCTTCGGAGCTGGGAAAACTTTCGCTTAAAGCAACGGTTGTTGGCCAAGGCATTGACCCCAAAACGCTCCAAGCAGATTTGACTGGTGTTGTTGAAAAGGCCGATGTGAAAGGCTATGTTTATCAAAATTTGGCATTAAAAGGGAGTGTGCGGGAGCAAGTCGGTGACCTAACAGCCGCCATTGCGGATTCCAATGCGACTTTGACATTGGTTGCCAAAGCAGATTTGCGAACGGACTATCCCACGTTTTCATCCCAGTTAGACATTCTAACGCTGCGCCTAAAACCGCTTCATTTGTACGAAGAAGATTTGGAAATCAAAGGGGGAATAAATGCCAACTTTACTTCTACTGACCCCGAAGACCCACGCGGAACGTTCCAAATTACCAATGGAATTTTGGTACAAAAAGGAAAACCCATTCCCCTGCAAAATATTCAAGTCGTGCTTGATAACCAGCAGGGAGAGCGCTTGGCGCGGATAGATGCCCCTTTCTTGAAAGCCAAAGCGACGGGTACGTTTCGCTATGTGCAGTTGGCTGACGTGGTGCTGACTGAAATCAATCGTTATTTTGCGCTTCCCGATGTCTCTTACAAACCCGTGACCAGTCCTTATCGCTTGTCGATGGACGGAAAAATAGCCAATCACCCTGCGATTCAGGTATTTGTTCCTGAACTGACGCGAATGGATACGGTTCGTTTTTCGGTGTATTTGGACAGCCAGCGCGACACTACTTTGTTGGCGCGTATTTCGGCACCGCACGTTGAGTACGATAGCATGGTGGTTAAAAATGCCGATTTTGGGGTGTTAGGAGTCGAAAATCAGGCCAATTACGTGGGGCATGTGGACAACTTTTTGTACGATACCTACCAAATCAAACGGGCTGCCGTAGAAGGCCAAGTAGCTAATAGCTTGGTGGGTTTTAAGGGGTCGTTTAAAGATTCATTATACCAAAAACAACACGAATTGGCAGGCTCACTGGCAAGCGTGGGCAATGCGTATCGTTTGCAACTCGCCCCCAATGGCCTTTTGCTTGACTACAAACCTTGGCAAGCAGCGCCTGCTGGCTACGTTCAGTTTGGCAAAGAAGGACTGTTGGTCAAACAATTTGGTTTGCAACAAGACCGCCAACGACTGCTCATCAACACCACAACCGATACGCCCAACGGCCCCTTGCGGGTTGAAATGGATAGCCTTGATTTGGGCACACTGACCTCTTTGGTGATGGATTCGTTGCAGGTAAGCGGTAAGTTGGGAGGAAATGTGTTGCTACAAAATTATACCGAGTCTGCCGTTTTTACAGGCGACTTAGGCATTGAAGGGTTTAAATATACCAACATCCCAATCGGAGATTTGAAAATCAAAGCGGCCAACGAATCGGCGTCTAAGATTGTGGCGGAAGCGACCTTAAAAAGTCCCCAAAATGATGTGCGTTTGACGGGAAACTACCTGCTGAAAAGTAAAACACCGCTCGATTTGCAGGTGGACATTCGTAAGCTTGGAGCGCAGACAATTGAGGCATTTAGTGCAGGACAGCTTCGTCGTGCCACGGGGGCATTGTCAGGAAAAGCTACCATTAGAGGTGCTACCGATAAGCCGCAGGTAGAAGGTGAGGCGCTGTTTGACAGTGTGGCCTTTAACATAACCAAGCTCGGTGCTACGTACCGCATCCCTAATAGCCGTTTGCAGTTTGCCAATTCGGATATTTTCCTCAAAAAATTTGTGGTTAGAGATACCCTCAACCAACCCTTACAGGTGGATGGAAAAATCAATTGGGCTAATCTACCGAATGTGGCCTATAACCTCACGATTGAAGGAAAAGACTTTACGGTGTTGAACGCCTCACGCAAAGAAAATGACTTCTTCTACGGCAAAGGTATCGTGGATGCCAACTTGCACATCGAAGGCGTAGGAACGAATCCGACGATTGATGGGTCGGTCAAACTCAAACAAGGAAGCGACATTACGGTCATTATGCCTGACGATGATTTGGGCAAGGCAAGTACGGAAGGGATTGTCGAATTTGTGAATAAATCGGACACCACTGCTACCCCAAATGCAGGCGCAGAAACGGCCGCGCCGTTGGCTTTTGGGGCAGGTATTTCGCTCAATTTAGAAGCTGACGACCGCTCACAGTTGACCATTGTGGTGGATGAACTGAACGGAGACAACCTGAAAGTAAAAGGCAATGCGCAGCTCAATGCGGGCATCACACCCGAAGGACAACCGTATATTTTGGGATTGTATGAACTTACCCAAGGGTCGTATAATCTTACGTTTGAAATTTTAAAACGAGATTTTACCATCCAAAAAGGAAGCCGACTGCTCTGGACGGGCGATCCCATGAAGGCCGACGTGGACATTACGGCGGTGTATCCCGTTGTTGCCGATTTGACTCCCCTCCAAGGCAAAGCCGCGCAGTATGGCAAAGTGCCACTTGAGGTATTGCTCAAAATGCAAGGAAGCCTTAGCAATCCACAAATTAGCTTTGAAGTGCGCCCCGACCCTACCAAGGTGTCGGCCAACGTGCGTAGCCGCATCGAAGAAGATGGGGTTTTTAACAACATCAAAGACCCCGTTCAGATGAATAAACAGGTGTTTTCTTTGCTGGTTTTGAATAAATTTATGGGTGAACAATCGTCCGATTTTTTCTCGTCGGTCAATCCCGAAGTAATCGCCCGCCAAAGCGTGAGTAAGCTTTTGACCGATCAACTCAACTTGCTGGCTTCGGATTTGATCAAGGGAGTGAAACTCAATTTTGATGTAAACTCGACTGCCGTAGCAACGGGAAGCGGCAGTGCAGGCCAAACCGACTTGAACGTGGGGTTGAGCAAAGCATTTATGAATGAGCGTTTGACGGTGAATGTGGGTCGAAATTTTGAGATTGAAAGCGGAAATCGCACCCAAAAATCCACGGAATTGGTCGATAACGTCAACATCAACTATAACCTAACCCGCGATGGCCGCTATGCGGTTCGCGCTTATCGAAAAAATCAGTACCAAACCGTATTAGAAGGATTTATTGTAGAAACAGGCGTGAGTTTTGCCGTTGTTTTGGATTATGAAACCTTCAAAGAAATGTTTAAGAAATAG
- a CDS encoding BamA/TamA family outer membrane protein → MSRITAVWLFMVGIVLSSCSVSKHLPAGESLYMGAEVKVVADSAVSAKDAKAVKEMVEPLIRPVPNSSLLGFPYKVWFYYFMGEPTKEKSFRGWFRKRFGEPPVLASRRAVTANGEIVTNYLQNEGYFRTEASGELVEKGRTAKAHYTVALKPRYLIENVEFVDPSTGRGFTQEFLKNRQSSLLKSGQPYQLSVIEAERQRIERDLKRVGFYYFRPDYLIIKADTNLNRNRVNLYVELKPNTTQLALKRYFIKNVYVISDNGLLRSDTLAGAVYRRGFQIVDPARAYRVRTFADAIGFRPKAMYSSDIQDVSLSRLINLKNFKFVKNRFELLPRSDSALLDVYYYLTPLKKKSLRAELSAVTKSNNLTGSQLNLTWMNRNLFRGAEMLRLTANAGIDVQLGSQRNIKVRDYYRTSVEGELSFPRFVLPFYRMNPAKNQTLPKTTLTVGYEELSQKDFYTQTSVKLNWGYMWRRSTRIEHSFTPISLNIVKPRNISEALVDSITSPTIPLQDLLRYFSILENRLILGAQYNFSFTPQPAFGSRGKFVLNAGADIAGNVAGLISKGRQEVGLVFGIPYEQYARFDVDMRYYYDFTPSIRWANRLLGGVGIPYGNSFALPQFKQYFAGGSNGIRAFRGRAVGPGSYQPDSLSLFGFTSFGDIRLEANTELRFKVNQYIETALFADAGNIWMYRNFDNSFYFPEDNAVFTNKFYKQVAVGAGLGLRLTLPFLLLRFDLATPLRKPWLPETDRWVIRQMDFGSRSWRKENLVLNIAVGYSF, encoded by the coding sequence ATGTCAAGAATCACGGCTGTCTGGCTTTTTATGGTTGGAATCGTGCTGAGTAGCTGCTCGGTATCGAAGCACTTGCCTGCGGGAGAGAGCTTGTACATGGGGGCGGAAGTGAAAGTGGTGGCCGACTCGGCAGTATCGGCCAAAGACGCCAAGGCTGTGAAGGAAATGGTAGAGCCCTTGATTCGGCCTGTGCCAAATAGCAGTTTGTTGGGCTTCCCGTACAAAGTTTGGTTCTATTATTTTATGGGTGAGCCTACCAAAGAAAAGAGTTTTCGTGGGTGGTTTCGGAAGCGCTTTGGCGAGCCGCCCGTGTTGGCAAGCCGTCGGGCTGTAACTGCAAACGGCGAAATAGTGACAAATTATCTTCAAAATGAAGGGTATTTCCGTACCGAAGCCTCGGGTGAGTTGGTTGAAAAAGGACGCACCGCCAAAGCCCATTATACGGTCGCACTAAAACCACGGTATTTGATTGAAAACGTCGAATTTGTGGATCCCAGTACGGGCCGAGGTTTTACCCAAGAATTTCTTAAAAACCGCCAATCGTCCCTGCTAAAATCTGGGCAGCCTTACCAACTTTCGGTCATTGAGGCCGAGCGCCAACGGATTGAACGGGATTTGAAACGCGTTGGGTTTTATTACTTTCGCCCCGACTACCTCATTATCAAGGCCGATACCAACCTCAACCGTAATCGGGTGAATTTGTACGTGGAGCTAAAACCCAACACGACGCAGTTGGCCTTAAAAAGGTATTTTATTAAAAATGTCTATGTGATTTCGGACAATGGCCTGCTGCGTTCTGATACCTTAGCGGGGGCGGTGTATCGACGTGGTTTTCAAATTGTGGATCCTGCACGGGCGTATCGTGTTCGGACATTTGCCGATGCCATTGGTTTTCGCCCTAAAGCAATGTATAGCAGCGATATACAAGATGTGTCGTTGTCGCGGCTAATCAACCTCAAGAACTTCAAATTTGTTAAAAATCGCTTTGAACTGCTTCCTCGTTCCGATTCGGCTTTGTTGGATGTGTATTATTATTTGACACCCCTGAAAAAGAAATCGCTGCGGGCAGAATTAAGTGCCGTTACGAAGTCAAACAACCTGACAGGGTCGCAGCTAAACCTGACTTGGATGAACCGAAACCTGTTTCGAGGGGCGGAAATGCTACGCCTAACGGCCAATGCAGGGATAGACGTACAGCTGGGAAGTCAGCGAAATATAAAAGTGCGGGATTATTACCGAACCAGCGTAGAAGGCGAGTTGTCGTTCCCTCGTTTTGTCTTGCCTTTTTACCGAATGAATCCCGCCAAAAACCAAACATTACCCAAAACAACGCTGACGGTAGGGTACGAAGAATTATCTCAAAAAGATTTTTATACCCAAACCTCGGTGAAACTTAACTGGGGCTACATGTGGCGACGAAGCACGCGGATAGAACATTCGTTTACGCCGATTTCGCTCAACATTGTCAAACCCCGAAACATCAGCGAGGCGTTGGTGGATAGCATTACTTCGCCTACTATTCCTTTGCAAGATTTACTTCGGTATTTTAGTATCCTCGAAAACCGTCTCATTTTGGGAGCGCAGTACAACTTCAGCTTCACCCCTCAGCCTGCTTTTGGTAGTAGGGGAAAGTTTGTGTTGAACGCAGGGGCTGATATTGCGGGCAATGTAGCGGGGCTGATTTCCAAAGGCCGCCAAGAAGTGGGTTTGGTGTTTGGGATTCCGTACGAACAATACGCGCGTTTCGACGTTGATATGCGCTACTACTACGATTTTACCCCTTCCATCCGTTGGGCTAATCGCCTCCTTGGAGGGGTGGGAATCCCCTACGGAAACTCGTTTGCCCTGCCTCAGTTTAAACAATATTTTGCGGGTGGAAGCAACGGCATTAGGGCGTTTCGTGGGCGAGCCGTTGGGCCAGGAAGCTACCAGCCCGACTCGCTGAGCTTGTTTGGCTTTACGTCGTTTGGGGACATTCGACTGGAAGCCAATACCGAACTTCGTTTTAAAGTAAATCAGTACATCGAAACGGCTCTTTTTGCCGATGCGGGGAATATCTGGATGTATCGAAATTTCGATAATTCGTTTTATTTTCCCGAAGACAATGCCGTTTTTACCAATAAGTTCTACAAACAAGTAGCCGTAGGAGCGGGGCTTGGTCTGCGCCTGACCTTGCCTTTTTTGTTGCTTCGCTTCGATTTAGCGACACCCCTTCGCAAGCCTTGGCTTCCCGAAACCGACCGCTGGGTGATTCGTCAAATGGATTTTGGAAGCCGTAGCTGGCGAAAAGAAAACTTGGTACTCAACATTGCCGTTGGGTATTCGTTTTAG
- a CDS encoding helix-turn-helix domain-containing protein produces the protein MVILKDVLPSLHLQEYVRKHQIIRFKFGTNEVLPFKAYVPRPEQCLVFYLRDLQNVGYSNDVPLQKHPKCTLNGQHTLLTNRYIGRDFWALQIVLQPTALFRLTGLPSSELTNTFIDAEAIWGSNIRSVHEEISNLDDPFGAILLAERFLEECIKKSKRPLLGIDKVAQVLLYQNRAPVMDSLANDACLSVRQFHRVFTERVGVSPKTFDRITRFEKAVKFKNAQPHKDWLTIALELGYYDYQHLVRDFKEFTHLTPNGFLIAEGKAPERAFGVAEV, from the coding sequence ATGGTTATCCTGAAAGACGTTTTACCCAGTTTGCATTTGCAAGAATACGTCCGCAAACATCAAATCATCCGATTTAAGTTTGGGACAAATGAGGTATTGCCTTTCAAAGCCTACGTGCCCCGCCCCGAACAGTGTTTGGTTTTTTATTTAAGAGATTTACAAAACGTAGGTTATTCCAACGATGTACCACTGCAAAAGCACCCAAAATGTACCCTCAACGGCCAACATACGCTGCTGACAAACCGATACATTGGACGCGATTTTTGGGCGTTGCAGATTGTGTTGCAACCAACGGCTTTATTTCGACTCACGGGGCTTCCTTCTTCCGAATTGACCAACACGTTTATTGACGCAGAAGCGATTTGGGGAAGTAATATTCGTTCGGTTCACGAAGAAATTTCCAATTTAGACGACCCTTTTGGAGCTATTCTGCTGGCGGAGCGTTTTCTGGAAGAGTGTATCAAAAAATCAAAACGCCCGCTGCTCGGAATTGATAAAGTGGCACAAGTGCTTTTATATCAAAACAGAGCCCCCGTCATGGATTCTTTGGCCAACGACGCCTGCTTGAGTGTACGCCAGTTTCACCGCGTCTTTACCGAACGAGTCGGCGTGAGTCCCAAAACCTTCGACCGAATTACGCGTTTTGAAAAAGCCGTCAAATTCAAAAATGCCCAACCTCACAAAGATTGGCTCACAATTGCGCTCGAATTGGGCTATTACGACTATCAACATTTGGTACGCGACTTTAAAGAGTTTACGCACCTGACGCCCAACGGTTTTCTGATTGCCGAAGGAAAAGCCCCCGAACGCGCCTTTGGCGTGGCAGAAGTGTAG
- a CDS encoding cupin domain-containing protein has translation MQRRFFLSAAVVATAGSFAPKSFAQSNPKPFLVKNGEARFGVHTPYKGINPNDVKISGKDTNGQLAVFEYIGHVKEGPVLHVHNDQDEIFTVVEGSYRFRVGEKEEILNQGDTIFLPRKIPHTWIQLSDKGKLIYMVQPAGKMEEFFLKMNELKAPPTEEEFQQITMAHGMKNVGPPLSLK, from the coding sequence ATGCAACGTAGATTCTTTCTTTCTGCGGCGGTCGTAGCTACGGCTGGCAGTTTTGCCCCCAAATCGTTTGCCCAAAGTAACCCTAAACCTTTCCTCGTCAAAAATGGCGAAGCTCGTTTTGGGGTTCATACGCCTTACAAAGGTATCAACCCCAACGATGTTAAAATTTCGGGAAAAGATACCAATGGACAATTGGCTGTTTTTGAGTATATTGGCCATGTAAAAGAAGGCCCCGTACTGCACGTACACAACGACCAAGACGAAATCTTTACGGTGGTAGAAGGAAGCTATCGGTTTCGTGTGGGCGAAAAGGAAGAAATTTTAAATCAAGGAGATACGATATTTTTGCCCCGAAAAATACCGCACACTTGGATTCAACTTAGCGACAAGGGCAAGTTGATTTATATGGTACAACCAGCGGGAAAAATGGAAGAATTTTTCTTAAAAATGAATGAATTGAAAGCGCCCCCCACCGAAGAAGAATTTCAACAAATCACCATGGCGCACGGCATGAAAAATGTAGGACCACCTTTAAGCCTCAAATAA